One part of the Vitis riparia cultivar Riparia Gloire de Montpellier isolate 1030 chromosome 8, EGFV_Vit.rip_1.0, whole genome shotgun sequence genome encodes these proteins:
- the LOC117920630 gene encoding glucomannan 4-beta-mannosyltransferase 1-like: MVELECRKWIDKGVNVKYETRNNRNGYKAGALREGLQKQYVEDCEFVAIFDADFQPEENFLWRTIPFLLENPGLGLVQARWKFGTAGVWRIQAINDAGGWKDRTTVEDMDLAVRASLKGWKFLFVGDLSVKNELPSTFKAYRYQQHRWSCGPANLFRKMTKEIILCEKVSTWKKLHVIYAFFFVRKIIAHWVTFFFYCVVIPLSVLVPEVALPKPIAIYIPATITFLNAVCTPRSLHLVVFWILFENVMSLHRTKAAIIGLLEANRVNEWVVTEKLGNLMKQKNAKASKKSRSRVGERIHLLELIMGMFMLHCAIYNLLFREDHFFIYLILQAGAFFIMGFGYVGTFVSN, encoded by the exons ATGGTCGAGTTGGAGTGCCGGAAATGGATAGACAAAGGAGTGAATGTGAAATATGAGACTAGGAACAACAGGAATGGCTACAAGGCTGGTGCTCTTCGGGAAGGTTTACAGAAGCAATATGTTGAAGATTGTGAGTTTGTAGCAATCTTCGATGCAGATTTTCAGCCAGAGGAGAATTTTCTTTGGAGGACCATTCCTTTCCTGCTAGAGAATCCAGGGTTGGGCTTGGTTCAGGCTAGATGGAAATTTG GTACTGCTGGTGTTTGGCGGATTCAAGCAATAAATGACGCTGGCGGATGGAAAGATCGAACCACAGTGGAAGACATGGATCTTGCAGTCAGGGCTAGCCTTAAGGGTTGGAAATTTCTCTTCGTGGGGGATTTATCC GTGAAAAATGAACTGCCCAGTACCTTCAAGGCATATCGATATCAGCAGCATCGCTGGTCTTGTGGCCCAGCTAACCTTTTCAGGAAAATGACCAAGGAAATCATTCTCTGCGAG AAGGTATCAACCTGGAAGAAATTGCATGTCATCTACGCATTCTTCTTTGTGAGGAAGATAATTGCGCACTGGGTCACTTTCTTCTTTTACTGTGTGGTTATCCCATTAAGCGTTTTAGTTCCTGAAGTCGCTCTCCCAAAGCCGATAGCCATTTATATTCCAGCAACCATTACATTTCTAAACGCAGTCTGCACTCCCAg GTCTTTGCATCTGGTTGTCTTTTGGATCCTGTTTGAGAATGTCATGTCACTCCATCGAACTAAGGCGGCAATTATAGGACTTCTAGAAGCCAATCGTGTCAATGAATGGGTTGTGACTGAGAAGCTAGGCAACCTAATGAAACAAAAGAATGCCAAAGCATCAAAGAAATCACGATCTCGAGTAGGAGAAAg GATCCATTTATTGGAGCTGATAATGGGGATGTTTATGCTGCACTGTGCAATCTATAATCTCCTATTTAGAGAAGACCATTTCTTCATATATCTCATACTGCAAGCTGGAGCTTTCTTCATAATGGGATTTGGATACGTGGGGACATTTGTATCCAACTAG